In Geminocystis sp. NIES-3709, a single genomic region encodes these proteins:
- the ilvD gene encoding dihydroxy-acid dehydratase yields MTENLKSKAITQGVQRSPNRAMLRAVGFGDNDFTKPIVGVANGYSTITPCNMGLNELALKAEASIKNAGGMPQMFGTITISDGISMGTEGMKYSLVSRDVIADSIETACTGQSMDGVIAIGGCDKNMPGAMIAIARMNIPGIFVYGGTIKPGHHNGKDLTVVSAFEAVGQYSAGKIDETELTAIEKNACPGAGSCGGMFTANTMSSAFEAMGMSLPYSSTMAAEDPEKAESTEKSAQVLVEAIRQQILPSQILTRKAFENAISVIMAIGGSTNAVLHLLAIANTMGVELTLDDFETIRQRVPVICDLKPSGRYVTVDLHNAGGIPQVMKMLLVNGLLHGDALTVTGKTIAEVLANIPENPPTNQDVIRQWNNPLYKEGHLAILKGNLASEGSVAKISGVKNPKMTGPARVFESEEECLSAILDGKIQAGDVVIVRYEGPVGGPGMREMLAPTSAIIGAGLGDKVGLITDGRFSGGTYGLVVGHVAPEAAIGGNIALVKEGDSITIDAHEKLLQINISEEELLQRRQEWQPPQPRYPRGVLGKYAKLVSSSSLGAVTDLNLFN; encoded by the coding sequence ATGACAGAAAATTTAAAAAGTAAAGCTATTACTCAAGGAGTACAACGCTCGCCTAACCGTGCTATGCTTAGAGCCGTTGGCTTTGGGGATAATGATTTTACCAAGCCGATTGTTGGGGTTGCCAATGGTTATAGTACTATTACTCCTTGCAATATGGGCTTAAATGAATTGGCTTTGAAAGCAGAAGCAAGTATTAAAAATGCCGGGGGAATGCCCCAAATGTTCGGTACAATCACCATCAGTGATGGTATTTCTATGGGTACAGAAGGGATGAAATATTCTTTAGTTTCCAGAGATGTTATTGCAGATTCGATCGAGACGGCTTGTACTGGTCAAAGTATGGACGGTGTAATCGCTATCGGTGGTTGTGATAAAAATATGCCGGGGGCGATGATTGCCATTGCGAGGATGAATATCCCCGGTATTTTTGTTTATGGTGGCACGATTAAACCAGGACATCATAACGGTAAAGATTTAACAGTAGTAAGTGCCTTTGAAGCTGTCGGGCAATATAGTGCAGGAAAAATTGATGAGACAGAATTAACTGCTATTGAGAAAAATGCTTGTCCAGGTGCTGGTTCTTGTGGTGGAATGTTTACAGCTAATACTATGTCTTCAGCTTTTGAAGCTATGGGTATGAGTCTTCCTTATTCTTCCACAATGGCCGCAGAAGATCCAGAAAAAGCCGAAAGTACAGAAAAATCAGCACAGGTGTTAGTTGAAGCTATTCGTCAACAAATTTTACCTAGTCAAATCCTCACCCGTAAAGCCTTTGAAAATGCCATTTCGGTCATTATGGCTATAGGTGGTTCAACTAATGCTGTATTGCATTTATTGGCGATCGCTAATACTATGGGAGTTGAGTTAACCTTAGATGACTTTGAGACTATTCGTCAAAGAGTACCCGTAATTTGTGACTTAAAACCATCAGGACGTTACGTTACTGTTGATTTACACAATGCTGGTGGTATTCCTCAAGTGATGAAAATGTTGTTAGTTAACGGCTTATTACATGGTGACGCTTTAACAGTTACTGGTAAAACGATCGCTGAAGTTTTGGCAAATATTCCCGAAAATCCTCCCACCAATCAAGATGTAATTCGTCAGTGGAATAATCCTTTATACAAAGAAGGACATTTAGCCATTCTTAAGGGTAACTTAGCAAGTGAGGGATCTGTGGCTAAAATTAGCGGTGTTAAAAACCCCAAAATGACTGGCCCTGCAAGAGTTTTTGAGTCTGAAGAAGAATGTTTATCTGCTATTTTGGACGGCAAAATTCAGGCCGGAGATGTGGTTATTGTACGTTATGAAGGCCCTGTTGGTGGCCCTGGTATGCGTGAAATGTTAGCTCCCACATCGGCTATTATTGGTGCAGGTTTAGGAGATAAGGTTGGTTTAATTACGGATGGACGCTTTTCCGGCGGTACTTATGGTTTAGTGGTGGGTCATGTTGCCCCAGAGGCCGCTATTGGTGGTAATATTGCTTTAGTAAAAGAGGGTGATAGTATTACGATCGATGCCCATGAAAAACTTTTACAAATTAATATCTCTGAGGAAGAATTATTGCAACGTCGTCAAGAATGGCAACCTCCTCAACCTCGTTATCCTAGAGGAGTTTTAGGCAAATATGCAAAATTGGTATCTTCTAGTAGCTTAGGTGCAGTGACAGATTTAAACTTATTTAATTAA
- a CDS encoding MBL fold metallo-hydrolase, whose amino-acid sequence MARLEQKREENIAGNFYVDSTCIDCDTCRWMAPSTFSRIGEQSAVYEQPSTSSEEIKALQALLSCPTASIGTLNPPQKIQQAQNSFPIPIAHNVYHCGYHSEKSFAAASYFIQRKEGNILVDSPKFNPALVKRLEEMGGIKYLYLTHKDDIADHQKFHDHFNCDRILHRDDITSTTQNIEIPLDIDKPLQFESEIVIIPVPGHTKGHTVMLCKDEFLFTGDHLAWSENLNQLIAFKNHCWYSWEKLAESMEKLTPYSFNWVLPGHGRRYYSDKETMRQKLKECIQWIESTLK is encoded by the coding sequence ATGGCAAGATTAGAACAAAAACGAGAGGAAAATATAGCAGGAAATTTCTATGTTGATAGCACTTGTATTGATTGTGATACTTGTCGTTGGATGGCACCCTCTACTTTTTCCCGTATTGGTGAACAATCGGCAGTTTATGAACAACCTTCTACCTCATCTGAAGAGATAAAAGCCTTACAAGCGTTGCTATCTTGTCCGACAGCTTCCATCGGTACTTTAAATCCACCACAAAAAATTCAACAGGCACAAAATAGCTTTCCTATCCCGATCGCTCATAATGTTTATCATTGTGGTTATCACTCCGAAAAGTCTTTTGCCGCCGCCAGTTATTTTATTCAAAGGAAAGAAGGTAATATCTTAGTTGATTCTCCTAAGTTTAATCCTGCTTTAGTCAAACGACTCGAAGAAATGGGGGGGATTAAATATCTTTATCTAACTCACAAAGACGATATTGCAGATCACCAAAAGTTTCATGATCATTTTAACTGCGATCGAATCTTACACCGTGATGACATCACCTCTACCACACAAAATATTGAGATTCCGTTAGATATTGATAAACCACTTCAATTTGAGTCTGAAATTGTAATTATTCCCGTACCCGGACACACCAAAGGTCATACTGTTATGTTATGTAAAGATGAGTTTTTATTTACAGGAGATCATTTAGCATGGTCAGAAAACCTCAATCAACTAATTGCTTTTAAAAATCATTGTTGGTACTCCTGGGAAAAACTAGCGGAATCTATGGAAAAATTGACTCCATATTCCTTTAATTGGGTATTACCCGGCCATGGCCGACGTTATTATAGTGATAAAGAGACAATGCGACAGAAGTTAAAAGAGTGTATCCAGTGGATAGAAAGTACACTCAAATAG
- a CDS encoding Fe2+-dependent dioxygenase — MIIHLDNILTTEALMVINQQLEVAQFIDGKKTAGWHAVTVKNNQQLSSQSSQAETLKKMIYKALENNSVFQMATLPRKIHSLLLSRYEQGMGYGSHVDNALMGTSSIFRSDISFTIFLNSPSEYEGGELVLEEINGERSFKLEAGSLILYPSYTLHRVETVASGIRKVAVGWIQSLVRDAQKREILFELDTVRRSIFNKEGKTTEFDLLSKCHANLLRQFAEN; from the coding sequence ATGATTATTCATTTAGATAATATTTTGACAACAGAAGCTCTAATGGTTATCAACCAACAATTAGAAGTGGCTCAATTCATTGATGGAAAAAAAACCGCAGGTTGGCACGCTGTTACGGTGAAAAATAATCAGCAGTTATCATCCCAATCATCTCAAGCGGAAACCTTAAAAAAGATGATTTATAAGGCTTTAGAAAATAATAGTGTATTTCAGATGGCTACTTTACCCAGAAAAATTCACTCTCTATTACTGAGTCGTTATGAACAGGGTATGGGTTATGGTTCTCATGTGGATAACGCTTTGATGGGAACTTCTTCTATTTTTCGATCGGATATTTCTTTTACTATTTTTCTTAATTCACCATCAGAATATGAAGGAGGAGAACTTGTTTTAGAAGAAATCAATGGAGAACGATCGTTTAAATTGGAAGCGGGATCACTAATACTATATCCTTCTTATACTTTACATCGAGTGGAAACTGTTGCATCTGGAATTAGAAAAGTTGCAGTGGGTTGGATACAAAGTTTAGTTAGGGATGCACAAAAGCGAGAAATTTTATTTGAGTTAGATACTGTGCGTCGTTCTATTTTTAACAAAGAAGGAAAAACCACAGAGTTTGATTTACTTTCTAAGTGTCACGCAAATTTATTAAGACAATTTGCCGAGAATTAA
- a CDS encoding histidine phosphatase family protein — translation MSNGSKTRDGRKNDDDRNQNKIINKRGSKMTNNKKSKSLELLLALSLTTTMGTVVNAQETLTTNFSQLTPKSQFFAQGGEGGESGETIENTKPNDGGEGGEGGETIENTKPNDGGEGGEGGETIENTKPSDGGEGGEGGETIENTKPSDGGEGGEGGETIENTKPSDGGEGGESGEKYSEGEQANADFKDKVTRIELLNNLRQGGYIIYLRHAQTEKDYADQINAVMGDCSSQRMLSEVGWNQSKMIGQAFSKYQIPVGEVISSQYCRAWQTADLAFGKYVKNSALNFPKAEDYTDEQVAQMKAQLMPLLTKTPPQGTNTIIVGHDDLFEAATGIYPAPQGMAYVVKPDGKGGFELVANMLPEEWDKLSQN, via the coding sequence GTGAGTAATGGATCAAAGACAAGAGATGGAAGAAAGAATGATGACGATCGTAACCAAAACAAAATAATAAATAAAAGAGGATCAAAAATGACGAACAATAAAAAATCTAAATCTCTCGAATTACTTTTAGCATTAAGTTTAACCACAACAATGGGAACAGTTGTTAATGCACAAGAAACACTCACAACAAATTTTTCCCAATTAACACCAAAATCCCAGTTTTTCGCACAAGGTGGTGAAGGCGGTGAAAGCGGTGAAACCATTGAAAATACTAAACCTAATGACGGTGGCGAAGGCGGTGAAGGTGGTGAAACCATTGAAAATACTAAACCTAATGACGGTGGCGAAGGCGGTGAAGGTGGTGAAACCATTGAAAATACTAAACCTAGCGACGGTGGCGAAGGCGGTGAAGGTGGTGAAACCATTGAAAATACTAAACCTAGCGACGGTGGCGAAGGCGGTGAAGGTGGTGAAACCATTGAAAATACTAAACCTAGCGACGGTGGCGAAGGCGGTGAAAGTGGTGAAAAATATAGTGAAGGAGAACAGGCTAACGCCGATTTTAAAGATAAAGTTACCCGAATAGAACTTCTCAATAATTTGCGTCAAGGTGGTTATATTATTTATCTTAGACACGCTCAAACGGAAAAAGATTATGCAGATCAAATAAATGCTGTTATGGGAGATTGTTCGAGTCAAAGAATGTTAAGTGAAGTGGGATGGAATCAATCAAAAATGATTGGACAAGCCTTCAGTAAATATCAAATCCCAGTAGGAGAGGTTATTTCTAGTCAATATTGTCGGGCATGGCAGACAGCAGACTTAGCTTTTGGCAAATATGTCAAAAATTCCGCCCTTAATTTTCCTAAAGCAGAGGATTATACAGACGAACAAGTAGCTCAAATGAAAGCCCAATTAATGCCCTTATTGACTAAGACTCCTCCACAAGGCACAAATACTATTATAGTCGGTCATGATGATTTGTTTGAAGCCGCAACAGGTATTTATCCGGCACCTCAAGGTATGGCTTATGTTGTTAAACCTGATGGAAAAGGAGGGTTTGAGTTAGTGGCGAATATGCTACCAGAAGAATGGGATAAATTAAGTCAAAATTAG
- a CDS encoding DEAD/DEAH box helicase yields MSRSSKLTYDRGTLILHPPPKGKAWIDFATWDDRIEKFRIPAIYYHSLTQTLKENDIPFIDSAKEFFSLEIVNCDEKTPYIHQQEALQAWKNANGRGVVVLPTAAGKTYLAQLAIIDTKQTTLIVVPTLDLMQQWYAQLEMAFPKTKIGLLGGGSHDNTPVLVSTYHSAAIHATALGNLYGLLIFDECHHLPTDFFQAIAEESIAPYRLGLTATPERGDGSHRHLDKLIGKVVYRKTSKELSGDALAEYKVIPIKVQLTPEEKEKYQTAIQIRNDFLRQAKISLSSMDGWQQFIKASARSSQGRRAMLAHRESKEIAGGTSAKLRVLIQLIEEHYPDKILIFTNDNATVYRISQQYLIPAITHQTPVKERHQILTKYRQGDYKILVASHVLNEGVDVPDAKIAIILSGTGSTREYIQRLGRILRKANQKEKLAILYEVIAENTTDEKTAARRKGEGYQVDKKPSQGQILLYPHHDRQNSTLKAAESKPPYNQNDE; encoded by the coding sequence ATGAGTCGTTCTAGTAAACTAACTTACGATCGAGGTACTTTAATCTTACATCCACCACCAAAAGGAAAGGCATGGATTGATTTTGCCACATGGGATGACAGAATTGAGAAGTTTCGCATACCTGCTATTTATTATCATTCCCTGACTCAGACTTTAAAAGAAAATGACATACCTTTTATTGATTCTGCTAAAGAATTTTTCTCCTTAGAGATTGTTAATTGTGATGAAAAAACCCCTTATATTCATCAGCAAGAAGCATTACAAGCATGGAAAAATGCTAATGGTAGAGGAGTAGTGGTGTTACCAACAGCGGCAGGAAAAACCTATTTGGCACAATTAGCTATAATTGATACCAAGCAAACTACTTTAATTGTTGTACCCACCTTAGATTTAATGCAACAGTGGTATGCACAACTAGAGATGGCTTTTCCCAAGACAAAAATTGGATTACTTGGGGGAGGTTCTCATGATAATACTCCAGTTCTAGTCTCTACCTATCACAGTGCGGCTATTCATGCTACTGCTTTGGGAAATCTTTATGGTTTACTGATTTTTGATGAATGTCATCATTTACCTACGGATTTTTTTCAGGCAATTGCAGAAGAATCTATTGCCCCTTATAGACTCGGTTTAACCGCTACCCCAGAAAGAGGAGATGGTAGTCATCGTCATTTAGATAAGTTAATCGGTAAAGTTGTTTATCGGAAAACCTCGAAGGAGTTATCCGGAGATGCTTTAGCGGAATATAAGGTTATCCCTATAAAAGTACAACTCACCCCCGAAGAAAAGGAAAAGTATCAAACTGCTATCCAAATTCGTAATGATTTCCTACGTCAAGCCAAAATTTCTCTTTCTAGTATGGATGGATGGCAACAATTTATTAAAGCCAGCGCTCGATCGAGTCAAGGAAGACGTGCTATGTTAGCTCATAGAGAGTCAAAAGAAATAGCAGGGGGAACATCCGCTAAACTAAGAGTATTAATTCAACTAATAGAAGAACATTATCCAGACAAAATCCTTATTTTTACTAACGACAACGCTACAGTTTATCGCATTTCTCAACAATACCTAATACCGGCTATAACCCATCAAACTCCTGTTAAAGAGCGTCATCAAATCTTAACAAAATATCGTCAAGGGGACTATAAAATTTTAGTGGCATCCCATGTTTTAAATGAAGGGGTGGACGTTCCTGATGCTAAAATAGCTATTATCTTATCGGGTACTGGTTCAACTAGGGAATATATCCAAAGACTAGGGCGCATTTTGCGTAAAGCCAACCAAAAAGAGAAACTAGCGATTCTTTATGAAGTCATTGCTGAAAACACTACCGATGAAAAAACCGCCGCTAGACGTAAAGGAGAAGGCTATCAAGTAGATAAAAAACCATCTCAAGGACAAATCTTATTATACCCCCACCACGATCGACAAAACTCCACCTTAAAAGCGGCTGAATCTAAACCTCCTTATAATCAGAATGACGAATAG
- a CDS encoding tRNA (5-methylaminomethyl-2-thiouridine)(34)-methyltransferase MnmD → MTFFETIITADGSETFYSSQFGETFHTKYGAKTEAEITYIQGCQIAEKINQKNSIKILDVCYGLGYNTAAALDYIIKLNSQCSIEIIALELDETVPYQAIKNNLLHHWSSDIIKILTQLLAEKKVNLPLIKMRLLIGDARQTIQTLVAENFQADAIFLDPFSPPKCPQLWTVEFLSLVSKSLNQNGIIATYSCSAGVRKAFQLAGFTIGNNLSVGRRSPGTIATKGLQPLSPLTQMELEHLQTRAAIPFRDYTFQDTAEMIISRREKEQSISILEPTSQWKKRWFS, encoded by the coding sequence ATGACATTTTTTGAAACAATAATAACTGCGGATGGTTCGGAAACTTTTTATTCTTCACAATTTGGGGAGACATTTCACACTAAATATGGTGCTAAAACTGAAGCAGAAATTACTTACATTCAAGGTTGTCAAATTGCTGAAAAAATTAATCAAAAAAATAGTATTAAAATTCTTGATGTTTGCTATGGCTTAGGCTATAATACAGCAGCAGCATTAGATTATATTATTAAACTCAATTCTCAATGTTCAATCGAAATTATTGCCTTAGAATTAGACGAAACTGTACCTTATCAAGCCATAAAAAATAATTTATTACATCATTGGTCATCAGATATTATTAAAATTTTAACCCAATTATTAGCAGAAAAAAAAGTTAATTTACCTTTAATAAAAATGCGATTATTGATAGGAGATGCAAGACAAACAATACAAACATTAGTAGCTGAAAATTTCCAAGCTGATGCTATATTCCTCGATCCTTTTTCTCCTCCTAAATGTCCTCAATTATGGACTGTAGAATTTCTATCTCTGGTGAGTAAGAGTTTAAATCAAAATGGGATCATTGCTACTTATTCTTGTTCGGCGGGGGTGCGTAAGGCTTTTCAACTAGCTGGTTTCACCATTGGCAATAATCTTTCTGTGGGAAGAAGATCTCCGGGAACTATTGCAACAAAAGGACTTCAACCATTATCACCTTTAACACAGATGGAACTGGAACATTTACAAACTCGTGCGGCAATTCCTTTTCGAGATTATACTTTTCAAGATACCGCAGAAATGATCATATCTCGTAGAGAAAAAGAACAGTCTATTAGTATATTAGAACCTACTAGCCAATGGAAAAAACGTTGGTTTTCATAA
- a CDS encoding nucleoside monophosphate kinase, whose product MVRLIMLGGPGSGKGTQALKIAQDLDITIISTGNILRSAIISDDDLGKKAKEYVEKGELVPDRMMIEFMRKRLLQDDAAKGWVLEGYPRTAFQAEELDFLLDDLDQKINYAIYLNVSEETMIQRSLSRGNIDDKLDILQKRIELFKQRTTPILEYYEYKHNLITVSGENSIEQIEQEIFNKTKTI is encoded by the coding sequence ATGGTTAGATTGATTATGTTAGGTGGTCCGGGTTCAGGAAAGGGTACTCAAGCCTTAAAAATTGCTCAAGATCTTGATATTACCATCATTTCTACTGGAAATATTTTGCGTAGTGCGATCATTTCTGATGATGATTTAGGAAAAAAAGCAAAAGAATATGTAGAAAAAGGGGAATTAGTTCCTGATAGAATGATGATTGAATTTATGAGAAAGCGTCTTTTACAAGATGATGCGGCTAAAGGTTGGGTTTTAGAAGGTTATCCTCGTACTGCATTTCAAGCAGAAGAATTAGATTTTTTATTAGATGATTTAGATCAAAAAATTAACTATGCTATTTACTTAAATGTGAGTGAAGAAACTATGATTCAACGCTCATTAAGTCGAGGAAATATTGACGATAAATTAGATATTCTTCAAAAAAGAATTGAGTTATTTAAACAGCGAACAACTCCTATATTAGAATACTATGAATATAAACATAATCTTATTACTGTATCTGGTGAAAACTCGATCGAGCAAATAGAACAAGAGATATTTAATAAAACTAAAACAATTTAA
- the lpxB gene encoding lipid-A-disaccharide synthase, with protein sequence MRIFVSTGEVSGDLQGGLLVQALYREAEKQHLSLQVEGLGGEKMRSNGANIIADTTAIGSVGLLESLPFIIPTWQIQKKAKQYLENNLPDVIVLIDYLGPNLTIASYLKKKYPKIPIIWYISPQFWVWTPRKQDLDRLIAVTDKLLAIFPEEAKFYQEKGLNSTYVGHPLVDRMKNAPKREIAREKLGIKEEEKMILLLPASRQQELKYLLPVMLETAQKIQKIMPLAKFFLPISLPKYREKIEKLINQYDVKINLFEGETLDVLAGADLAITKSGTVNLELGLLKIPQVVIYKVNPFTISIARKILRFSIPFMSPVNLVLMEEIVPELLQEKATSQNIFNLSLELLFNLDQQEKLKLNYEKMIQTLDNGVDSVSDKVAQEILQINNSF encoded by the coding sequence ATGCGGATATTTGTTAGTACCGGAGAAGTATCAGGAGACTTACAAGGAGGATTATTAGTTCAAGCGCTTTATCGAGAAGCCGAAAAACAGCATCTATCCTTACAAGTGGAAGGCTTAGGAGGGGAAAAAATGCGATCGAATGGTGCTAATATTATTGCTGATACTACGGCTATCGGTTCTGTTGGATTGTTAGAATCTTTACCTTTCATTATTCCTACATGGCAAATTCAAAAAAAAGCAAAACAATATTTGGAAAATAATTTACCTGATGTTATTGTTTTAATTGATTATTTAGGCCCTAATTTGACCATTGCATCTTATCTCAAAAAAAAATATCCAAAAATCCCCATAATTTGGTATATAAGTCCTCAATTTTGGGTTTGGACACCAAGAAAACAAGATCTTGATCGATTAATAGCTGTTACCGACAAATTACTTGCTATTTTTCCTGAAGAAGCTAAATTTTATCAAGAAAAAGGATTAAATAGTACTTATGTAGGACATCCTTTAGTCGATCGAATGAAAAATGCACCCAAAAGAGAAATTGCGAGAGAAAAATTAGGTATTAAAGAAGAAGAAAAAATGATTCTTTTATTACCCGCATCTCGTCAACAAGAGCTAAAATATTTATTACCAGTAATGTTAGAAACTGCTCAAAAAATTCAAAAAATAATGCCGTTAGCTAAGTTTTTTTTACCAATTTCTTTACCTAAATATCGAGAAAAAATTGAAAAATTAATTAATCAATATGACGTAAAAATTAATCTTTTTGAAGGAGAAACTTTAGATGTTTTAGCCGGAGCAGATTTAGCCATAACCAAATCAGGTACAGTAAATTTAGAATTAGGATTATTAAAAATTCCTCAAGTTGTAATCTATAAAGTTAATCCTTTCACTATATCGATCGCTCGTAAAATTTTACGTTTTTCAATACCTTTCATGTCTCCAGTTAATCTTGTCCTAATGGAAGAAATTGTTCCTGAATTATTGCAAGAAAAGGCAACTTCTCAAAATATTTTTAATCTTTCTCTAGAGTTATTATTTAATCTCGATCAACAGGAAAAATTAAAATTAAACTATGAGAAAATGATCCAAACTTTAGACAATGGTGTTGATTCAGTAAGTGATAAAGTTGCCCAAGAAATCCTACAAATTAATAACAGCTTTTAA
- a CDS encoding TldD/PmbA family protein produces the protein MSKVQTIAQTAKDKASQLGIIKFDIYGSGVDQTSVQVFQGEPKQVKASQKSSVIVRVWNEKQQIGVTSTTDVDPVGIELALKTALEASYFGVTDHVPDFSTEAKSPLPTVTTELGNPSPASELIEKLLKIEQDLLNSHEAIASVPYNGLAEQEIEKFYLNSEGALREETRSFASIYLYTTTEQENRKPRSGGAYQVANTLEKLDINGCFQETVEKTLSHLDYQPIKSGKYRIVFSPEAFLSLLGAFSNLYNAQNILDKQSLSTPESLGQQIASPLLSVSDNALHEGNISAETFDGEGTPTCNLPIIENGILVNFLHSSVTAKRMDAKPTGHASIGAKVGISPNYYHVFRGQQPTTEYSLDSVENVILIDDLQALHAGVNSLQGSFSLPFDGWLVNKGEKVSIEAATVAGDFLEVLKSIVFVEEKPEITPSGVCPRIWVDSLSITGQS, from the coding sequence ATGTCAAAAGTTCAGACGATCGCACAAACCGCTAAAGATAAAGCCTCTCAATTAGGAATTATAAAATTTGACATCTATGGTTCGGGGGTTGACCAAACTAGCGTACAAGTGTTTCAAGGTGAACCAAAACAGGTTAAAGCATCTCAAAAATCAAGTGTTATTGTTAGAGTTTGGAATGAAAAACAACAAATTGGAGTAACTTCAACGACGGATGTTGATCCTGTGGGCATTGAATTAGCTTTGAAAACTGCCCTCGAAGCCAGTTATTTTGGTGTTACAGATCATGTTCCTGATTTTAGTACGGAAGCTAAATCTCCTTTACCTACGGTTACGACTGAATTGGGTAATCCTTCTCCTGCTTCGGAGTTAATTGAGAAGTTATTGAAAATTGAACAGGATTTATTAAATTCCCATGAAGCGATCGCCTCTGTTCCTTATAATGGATTAGCAGAACAAGAAATCGAAAAATTTTATCTTAATAGTGAAGGTGCGTTAAGGGAAGAAACTCGATCGTTTGCATCCATTTATTTATACACCACCACGGAACAAGAAAACCGTAAACCCCGTAGTGGAGGAGCGTATCAGGTAGCGAATACTCTTGAAAAATTAGACATTAACGGTTGTTTTCAGGAAACTGTTGAAAAAACCCTGAGTCACCTCGATTACCAACCTATCAAATCAGGAAAATATCGAATAGTTTTTTCTCCTGAAGCCTTTTTAAGTCTTCTCGGTGCATTCAGTAACCTTTACAATGCTCAAAATATTCTTGATAAACAAAGCCTTTCTACTCCCGAATCGCTAGGGCAACAAATTGCTTCTCCTTTGCTATCAGTAAGTGATAATGCTTTACATGAGGGAAATATAAGTGCAGAAACTTTTGATGGAGAAGGTACACCTACTTGTAACTTACCTATTATCGAAAACGGAATTTTAGTGAATTTTTTACATAGTAGTGTCACTGCTAAAAGAATGGATGCAAAACCAACAGGTCATGCTAGTATCGGAGCAAAAGTTGGTATTAGTCCAAACTATTATCATGTTTTTCGTGGACAACAACCCACCACAGAATATAGTTTAGATAGTGTTGAAAATGTTATTTTAATTGACGATCTTCAAGCCTTACACGCTGGAGTTAATTCCTTACAAGGTTCATTTTCTCTACCTTTTGATGGTTGGTTAGTCAATAAAGGAGAAAAAGTGAGTATTGAGGCTGCTACTGTTGCTGGAGATTTTCTGGAAGTCTTAAAATCGATCGTTTTTGTGGAGGAAAAACCGGAAATTACTCCTAGTGGTGTTTGTCCTCGTATTTGGGTAGATAGTCTTTCCATTACTGGACAATCTTAA